In Pseudomonas flavescens, the sequence TGGTGGGTCACGGCGAAACCGTGGGGCGCGCCCTCGTAGACCTTCAGTTCGGAGCCCTCGATCATCTGCGCGGCGAGCCTGCCGGTGGTCGCGAAAGGCACGATGGCGTCGGCGTCGCCGTGGATCACCAGGGTCGGCACGTCGACCTTGGCCACGTCGGCGCGGAAGTCGGTTTGCGAGAATGCGCTCACGCAGTCCACGGTGCCCTTGAGCGAGGCCAGCAGGGCAATGTTGAGGGTCTGAGCGAGCACGCCAGCGGAGACTTGCTGGCCCCTGTCGATGCCATAGAAGGGGGTAGCGAAATCGGCGATGAACTGCGCGCGATCCTTGAGCAGGCCGGCCTTGATGCCCGCGAATACCGACTCGTCGACGCCCTCGGGGAAGTCCGCCGCCTTGCCGAAGATCGGCGTCACCGCGCCGAGCAGCGCCAGCTTGGCGACCCGCGAGGTACCGTGGCGGCCGATGTAGCGGGTCACGTCGCCGCCGCCCATGGAGAAGCCCACCAGGGTCACGTCACGCAGGTCGAGGTGCTCAATCAGTTCAGCGATGTCGTCGGCGAAGGTGTCGTAGTCGTAGCCGGTCCACGGCTGGCTGGAGCGCCCGAAGCCGCGACGGTCGAAGGCGATGGTGCGGTAGCCACGGCTGCTCAGGTACTCCATCTGGTAGTCCCACATGTCCGCGTCCAGCGGCCAGCCATGGCTGAACAGGACGGGCTTGCCGCTGCCCCAATCCTTGAAATAGATCTCGGTGCCGTCGCGGGTCGTGAACGTGCTCATGGGCGTTTCCTCTCGGGTATCGCAATGGATGGGGAAATCAACGGGCGCTCAGCCAGCCCGCGCAACAGCGAGTAACTGCCGGCATGATCCAGAACACCACCGGCACGACGATGCACAGGGTGATCAGCAGGTTGCTCGGTACCACCGCGCCCAGGGCCGGGTACTGCTGGAACAGCGGCAGCCAAAACTGGGGGATGAGCATGGTCAGCGGGCAGATGACCAGGTAGGTCAGTACGGCCTGCTTCCACTTCGGCGGTTGCGCAGCCTGGGCGTGTTCGGGGGTGAACCAGAATTCGTGATCGCGGCTGACCTGGGTCTGGTCGCCGCCGTCGAGCAGTGGCAGCACTTCGTCGATCAGCAGGCGGCGGCGGTCGGAGGCGATCCACTCGTCCAGCTGCCAGCTTTCGGCGAAACGCAGGACGGTGGTGAAGGTGTCGCTCTGCCCGTCCGAGCGAATCACGTTCACGCCCAGGTGACCGCTCTGCTGCTCGGCGGCCGTCAGGGCACGCTTGAGCCAGGCCTCGTAGGCCGGCACATGACCGGGGCGCACCTTGTGCTGGATAACCAGGGTCACCACGTCGCTGGGTTGAACGGCAGTCATGGTCACTGGCCTCCTGCCAGATGCACGCAGCCGGGCCACACACGCAGACGCTCGACGGTGGATGGCGAGGCGCGCAGCAACGGCTTCAAGGGGCTGACCCTCGTGGCAAAAATCGACGAATCGCAGGGCCATGCAACGAGCGCCAGCGGCATCCCGGAGTCGGGCCCTGAGGCGCACGACGACCGTGCAGCCACTATGCCGCCGAGGTCGGCTTATCGATTGGACGTATGTGCTGAATCGTCGCAGGCCGAGGGGATCGGCCGCAGGGCGTGGCTACTGCAGTACCAGCTCGACGAGCAGGAACAGGCCGGCGATGCTTAACAGCAGCACGCCCAGCCAGAAGAACGAGGCGCCACGCTGTACCGCGGTGTCGATCACCGCGCGCTTGGGGAACGCCGGGTCGTAGCGCACCGAGACCGCATCGCCTTTGCGGTAGTGGCGCCAGCTGCTCATGCTGCTTTCGTGCATGTGCAGGTTGCCGTGCTCGTCGCGCCACTCGAAGCGCGGGTAGCGGCTCGAGGTATTGAGCCCCCAGTCACTGGCGATGATCCGCCCCTGGGCCAACTGCCAATCCTGGCTGGCGCGGCGACGGGACAGGCCAATGCCCACCAACACGGCGCCGACACAACCGAAGACCAGGGCGAGAAACACGGAAACAGGCATGACGGACTCGAATAGTGGAACGTCATCAGTAGGCGCATTAGCGAAGCGAAGGTTCATGGAAAAACCGCACCGTTCGGCGGTTGTATGATCTCCCTCCTCCCGTACGTAACACCGCACGTCCGAAATATCCGGCGGCCGATAGCCCGTGAAAATTTAGGTTGAGTTTTCTGCAACCTCCCCCTGTCCATAATCATGGACACGGATTAAGGAGAGTCACCGATGAAAACCACCAATACCCTCAGCGTTCTGCTCGCCAGCCTGATGGTCGCGGGCCTTGCCCACGCGGCCGATCCTGCAGAGCAGGAACCTGCCCGCGAGGTCTATCAGGAGCAGGTGCTCAAGCAGCAGCCTGATCAGGAAGACCCGCAGGCCAAGGACCCGATGCACATCGGTGATCTCAAGGAAGGTACCCCGGCGCCGCACAAGTACTGGCGCGAGGATTACGCCATCAAGGACCTGAAAAAACATGACCTGCCCGAGCCGGAAGACAAGGAACACGAGCAGTGGGTGAAGATCGGTACCGACTATGTGTTGTTGAATAACAACACCGGCACCATCCAGCGCATCATCAAGGGCAAGTAACCGCTCTGGCGCAGCGTTCCGGCTCTGAAATAAAGCTTATCAGCGGCGCGTAAATGGCTATTATTCACTGACGTTTCCGCCATGATCATATGTCGGCCCTTTCTCTTCTAGGGATGGATGATGAAAGCTTCAGTTCGAACCCATCGTAGCGAGCTCATGCGCGGTGCCACGGCGATAGCCGTCGGCGCCGCGCTGGCGTATGGCGGTGCCTATCTGCTCGCCATGCTGCGAGGTGCGCCGCAGCAGACCGCGCCCGAGGTCTTCGAGGTGGTGCCCGCCGTTGCAACGCACAAGCCGCAGGTGGTCGAGCCGCCTGCGCCCGGTGAAGATCCCTGGTGGCGCGGTGACGCGGCGTTCTGGCAGGAGCAGGCACGCCTCAACAGTGCCGTGGTCGCGCCGCAGTACCGCGACCTGCAAGTCGCCTGGTCGGAGAAGATGGCGGCCAATGCCAGGCAACGTGCCTTGCAGGATCCCAACGGCAACGAGCCACTGGCGATGCCGGCCAATGAAGCACAGACCACCGAATTGCAGATCCCCGAGAAGCCGCGCCGCTGAGCGCAGCCCATTACCGTTTCAAGGTTTTCGTCGCCCCGCGACCAATCCACGGAACGCTTGCCCGCCTGACGGCTCAAACCCCTGCCTTGACCCTGTAACACGCGCCTGTGCACGCTGACGCGCGCATAATGCCGCCCTCAAGCAGCCCTCCCCTGAACGCACCGGGCTGCGCATATCGTTGGAGCCCTCGATGGAATTCATTCACCTGGTTATCGATTTCATTCTGCATATCGACCAGCACCTGGCGGCCTTGACCGCCCAGTACGGCACCTGGATCTACGCGATCCTGTTCCTGATCGTGTTCTGTGAAACCGGCCTGGTGGTCACCCCTTTCCTGCCGGGCGACTCGTTGCTGTTCGTGGCCGGTGCCATCGCCGTGCACGGCACCATGAACGTGCACCTGCTGGTGCTGCTGCTGATCACCGCGGCGATTCTCGGCGACGCACTGAACTACACCATCGGCCGCTTCATGGGCCAGAAGCTGTTCAGCAACCCGGACTCGAAGATCTTTCGCCGCAGTCACCTGGAGGTGACCCAGAACTTCTATGCCCGGCACGGCGGCAAGACCATCATCCTGGCGCGCTTCGTCCCCATCGTGCGGACCTTCGCGCCCTTCGTCGCCGGCATGGGCCGCATGAACTACGCCCACTTCGCGGCCTACAACGTGGTCGGGGCGATTCTCTGGGTGACCCTGTTCACTTACGGCGGCTACTTCTTCGGCAACCTGCCGGCGGTACAGAGCAACCTGCACTACCTGATCATCGGCATCATCGTGGTATCGATCCTGCCAGGCGTGATCCAGCTGATCCGCCACAAGATGAACAGCTCGGCCCGTGTGCAGACGCCTTGACCGGCGAATCGCAGACATGAAAAAGCCCCGGAATTCCGGGGCTTTTTCTTGCCTTGCCGCTGTCGGTCAGGACTGCGGGGCGGCGGGTGCAGGTGCGGGGGCTGTCTGGGTACGTTCGTTCCAGCCACCGCCGAGCGCTTTGTAGAGCTCGATCTCGCTGGTGAGCTGCGACAGACGCACACCGATCAGCTCCTGCTGCGCGCTGAACAGCTGGCGCTGCGCATCGAGCAGGGTCAGGTAGCTGTCCACGCCAGTACGGAAGCGGCGATCGGCGAGATCGTAGTAGTTCTCGGAAGTCGCCACCAGGCTGCGTTGCGCCTGCAGTTGCTCTTCATAGGTACCCCGGGCAGCCAGGCCGTCGGAGACTTCCTGGAAGGCGGTCTGGATCGCCTTCTCGTAGGTCGCCACCTGAATGTTCTTCTGGATCTCGGCATAGTCGAGGTTGGCGCGCAGACGCCCGGCCGTGAAGATCGGCAGGTTGATCTGCGGCTGGAACAGCCAGGTACCCGAACCACCATCGAACAGCCCCGACAGCTGGCTGCTGGCGGTGCCGGCGTTGGCGGTCAGGCTGATGCTCGGGAAGAACGCGGCACGCGCGGCGCCGATGCTGGCATTGGCGGCGAGCAGTTCACGCTCGGCCTGCAGCACGTCGGGACGACGCTGCAGCAGATCGGACGGCAGGCCAGCGGGAACGTCCGCCAGCAGCTGCTTGCTCAGGCCTTCGCCTTGCGGCAGATCGGCCGGCACGGGGCCACCGAGCAGCACGCCCAGGGCGTTGCGGTCCTGCGCCACCTGACGGGTGTACTGCGCCAGGTTGGCCTGAGCGGTCTGCACCGAGGTGCGCGCCTGGCTCAGAGACAGGGCATCGGTCACGCCGACGTCGAAGCTGCGCTGGGTCAGTTCCAGGCTGCGCTGGAAGGTGCCCAGCGTCTCGCGGGTCAGTTTGAGCAGCGCTTCATCGGCCTGCAGGGTCAGGTAGGCGTTGGCCACACTGGCGATCAGGCTGATCTGCGTGCTGCGCTGCGCTTCTTCGGTCGCGAAGTACTGCTGCAGGGTCTGCTCGTTGAGGCTGCGCAGGCGACCGAAGAAGTCGACTTCCCAGGCATTCACACCGACGGTGGCGCTGTACTGCCCGCCCACGGCGGAGCGGCCGGTCTGCGACAGATCGGCTGGCGTGCGCTGACGGGTACCGCTGCCATCGGCCGAGATGTTGGGGAACAACTCGGATCGCTGGATGCGGTACTGGGCGCGATAGGCGTCGACGTTCAACGCGGCGACGCGCAGGTCGCGGTTGTTGTTCAGCGCGGTTTCCACCAGACGCTGCAGCGCCGGGTCACGCAGGAACTCGCGCCAGCCGAGATCGGCTGCGGCGACGGCGCCCTGCACGTTGCTGCCCTCGTAAGCCTTGCCCTGGGGCCAGGCTGCCTCTACCGACGCCTCGGGGCGCTGGTAGTCGGGGATCATGGTGCAGCCGCTGAGCACGATGCCCGCGACTGCCAGAGACAACAGGGACTGCCTCACTGGACGGCCTCCTCATCGTTGATTTTTTTGGCGCTCTTGTCCTTGAACATAGAGCTGACGACCACATAGAACAGCGGAATCCAGAAGATAGCCAGCACCGCGGCGGTGATCATGCCGCCGATCACGCCCGTACCGATGGCGTGTTTGCTGCCGGCACCGGCGCCGCTGGAAATCGCCAGCGGTACCACACCGAGGATGAAGGCCAGCGAGGTCATGATGATCGGACGCAGACGCATGCGGCAGGCTTCCACCGCGGCCTCGAGGTGGCTCATGCCCTGCTCGTGCAGCGACTTGGCGAACTCGACGATGAGAATCGCGTTACGCGCCGACAAGCCGATGGTGGTGATCAGGCCCACCTGGAAGAACACGTCGTTGGACAACCCACGCCCCAGGGTGAACAGCAAGGCGCCGAGGATACCCAGCGGAACCACCAGGATCACCGAGAACGGAATCGACCAGCTTTCGTACAGTGCCGCCAGGCAGAGGAACACCACCAGCAGCGACAGCGCATAGAGTGCCAGCGTCTGCGAACCCGCCAAGCGCTCCTCGTAGGACTGACCGGTCCAGTCGAAACCGACACCCTGCGGCAGCTCGGCAGCGATGCGCTCGACTTCGGCCATGGCCTCACCCGAACTGTGCCCTGGCGCCGGCGCACCGAGAATCTCGATGGCGCTCACACCGTTGTAGCGCGACAGCTTGGGCGACCCGTAGGTCCATTCGCCGGTGGCGAAGGCGCTGAACGGGACCATCTGGCCCTGGTCGTTGCGCACGTGCCATTTGCTCAGGTCTTCAGGGTTCATGCGCGAGTCGCTTTCACCCTGCAGATAGACCTTCTTGACCCGGCCGCGATCGATGAAGTCGTTGACGTAACTGCCACCCCAACCGATTTGCAGGGTGCTGTTGACGTCCGACAGGGAGACACCCAGGGTGCGCACCTTCTCGTCGTCGATCAGCAGCTTGTACTGCGGTTCGTCGAGCAGACCGTTGGCCCGCACGCTGGACAGCACAGGGCTCTGGTTGGCCAGTTGCAGGAACTTGTCACGAGCCTCGTTCAAGGTAGCCTGGCCGACGCCGGCGCGATCCTGCAGGAACAGGTTGAAACCGGTGGCGTTACCCAGCTCCATGACCGCAGGCGGAGCGAAGGCGAAGACCATGGCATCGCGGAACTCACCACCGAAGAACCGGCCCTGAGCACGCTGCGCCAACTCGGCAACGCTGGTACCGGCAGCGGTACGCTCGGACCACGGCTTGAGCATGATGAACGCCATGCCCGAACTCTGGCCACGGCCGGCGAAGTTGAAGCCGGTTACGGTGAACACCGAGTTGACCACGTCCTTCTCGTCTTCGAGCAGGTATTTGCGCATGTCGTCGACGACAGCCTGGGTACGCTCGGCGCTGGAACCCGACGGGGTCTGTACCTGAGCGAACAGCACGCCCTGATCTTCCTCGGGCAGGAACGCCGAGGGAATCAGGGTGAACAACCAGCCCGCGACCGCAACGATCACCGCATAGATGATCAGGAACGGCGCCTTGCGCTTGACCACGCCACGCACGCCACGCTCGTAGCTGTCGACGCTACGCTCGAAGGTGCGGTTGAACCAGCCGAAGAAGCCACGCTTCTCGTGATGGTCGCCCTTGGCGATGGGCTTGAGCATGGTGGCGCACAGCGCCGGGGTGAAGATCAGGGCAAGGATCACCGAGAGCACCATGGCCGAAACGATGGTGATGGAGAACTGCCGGTAGATGACCCCCACCGAGCCGCCGAAGAAGGCCATGGGCAGCAGTACCGCCGACAGCACCACGCCGATGCCCACCAGCGCGCCCTGGATCTGGCCCATGGATTTGCGCGTCGCTTCGAGTGGCGAGAGCCCCTCCTCGCGCATGACCCGCTCGACGTTTTCCACCACCACGATGGCGTCGTCCACCAGCAGGCCGATGGCCAGGATCATGGCGAACATGGTCAGGGTGTTGATGCTGTAGCCGAATACCGCGAGCACACCGAAGGTACCCAGCAACACCACCGGTACGGCGAGGGTCGGGATCAGGGTCGCACGGAAGTTCTGCAGGAACAGGTACATGACCAGGAAGACCAGCACGAAGGCTTCGATCAGGGTCATGATCACGCCGTGAATGGACTCCTGCACCACGGGGGTGGAGTCGTACGGCATGACCACTTCCATCCCGGCCGGGAAGAAAGGCTTGAGCTCATCGATGGTCGCGCGAATCGCCTTGGCGGTATCCAGGGCGTTGGCCCCGGTGGCCAGCTTGATCGCCAGACCCGATGCCGGGTTGCCGTTGAACTGGGCGCGGATGTTGTAGTTCTCGCCGCCCAGCTCGACTCGGGCGACATCGCCCAGACGAACCTGGGAACCGTCACGGTTGACCTTGAGCAGAATCTCGCGGAACTGCTCCGGGGTCTGCAGACGGGTCTTGCCGATGATGGTGGCGTTGAGTTGCTGACCCGGGCCAGCAGGCAGGCCGCCGAACTGACCGGAGGAGATCTGCACGTTCTGCGCTTCGACCGCGCTACGCACGTCGACCGGGGTCAGCTGGAAGTTGTTGAGCTTTGCCGGATCCAGCCAGATACGCATGGCGTACTGGGCACCGAACACCTGGAAGTCACCGACGCCCGAGGT encodes:
- a CDS encoding alpha/beta fold hydrolase; the protein is MSTFTTRDGTEIYFKDWGSGKPVLFSHGWPLDADMWDYQMEYLSSRGYRTIAFDRRGFGRSSQPWTGYDYDTFADDIAELIEHLDLRDVTLVGFSMGGGDVTRYIGRHGTSRVAKLALLGAVTPIFGKAADFPEGVDESVFAGIKAGLLKDRAQFIADFATPFYGIDRGQQVSAGVLAQTLNIALLASLKGTVDCVSAFSQTDFRADVAKVDVPTLVIHGDADAIVPFATTGRLAAQMIEGSELKVYEGAPHGFAVTHQQRLNEDLLAFVSR
- a CDS encoding antibiotic biosynthesis monooxygenase, with the protein product MTAVQPSDVVTLVIQHKVRPGHVPAYEAWLKRALTAAEQQSGHLGVNVIRSDGQSDTFTTVLRFAESWQLDEWIASDRRRLLIDEVLPLLDGGDQTQVSRDHEFWFTPEHAQAAQPPKWKQAVLTYLVICPLTMLIPQFWLPLFQQYPALGAVVPSNLLITLCIVVPVVFWIMPAVTRCCAGWLSAR
- a CDS encoding DUF3592 domain-containing protein, giving the protein MPVSVFLALVFGCVGAVLVGIGLSRRRASQDWQLAQGRIIASDWGLNTSSRYPRFEWRDEHGNLHMHESSMSSWRHYRKGDAVSVRYDPAFPKRAVIDTAVQRGASFFWLGVLLLSIAGLFLLVELVLQ
- a CDS encoding RcnB family protein, coding for MKTTNTLSVLLASLMVAGLAHAADPAEQEPAREVYQEQVLKQQPDQEDPQAKDPMHIGDLKEGTPAPHKYWREDYAIKDLKKHDLPEPEDKEHEQWVKIGTDYVLLNNNTGTIQRIIKGK
- a CDS encoding DedA family protein, encoding MEFIHLVIDFILHIDQHLAALTAQYGTWIYAILFLIVFCETGLVVTPFLPGDSLLFVAGAIAVHGTMNVHLLVLLLITAAILGDALNYTIGRFMGQKLFSNPDSKIFRRSHLEVTQNFYARHGGKTIILARFVPIVRTFAPFVAGMGRMNYAHFAAYNVVGAILWVTLFTYGGYFFGNLPAVQSNLHYLIIGIIVVSILPGVIQLIRHKMNSSARVQTP
- a CDS encoding AdeC/AdeK/OprM family multidrug efflux complex outer membrane factor, which produces MRQSLLSLAVAGIVLSGCTMIPDYQRPEASVEAAWPQGKAYEGSNVQGAVAAADLGWREFLRDPALQRLVETALNNNRDLRVAALNVDAYRAQYRIQRSELFPNISADGSGTRQRTPADLSQTGRSAVGGQYSATVGVNAWEVDFFGRLRSLNEQTLQQYFATEEAQRSTQISLIASVANAYLTLQADEALLKLTRETLGTFQRSLELTQRSFDVGVTDALSLSQARTSVQTAQANLAQYTRQVAQDRNALGVLLGGPVPADLPQGEGLSKQLLADVPAGLPSDLLQRRPDVLQAERELLAANASIGAARAAFFPSISLTANAGTASSQLSGLFDGGSGTWLFQPQINLPIFTAGRLRANLDYAEIQKNIQVATYEKAIQTAFQEVSDGLAARGTYEEQLQAQRSLVATSENYYDLADRRFRTGVDSYLTLLDAQRQLFSAQQELIGVRLSQLTSEIELYKALGGGWNERTQTAPAPAPAAPQS
- a CDS encoding efflux RND transporter permease subunit; protein product: MSNFFIDRPIFAWVIALVIMLAGGLSILKLPVNQYPSIAAPAVSIQVNYPGASAQTVQDTVVQVIEQQMNGIDGLRYISSASNSDGSMEITVTFNQGTNPDIAQVQVQNKLQLATPLLPQEVQQQGLRVTKAVKNFLLVIGVVSTDGSMTNQDLSNYIVANMQDPISRTSGVGDFQVFGAQYAMRIWLDPAKLNNFQLTPVDVRSAVEAQNVQISSGQFGGLPAGPGQQLNATIIGKTRLQTPEQFREILLKVNRDGSQVRLGDVARVELGGENYNIRAQFNGNPASGLAIKLATGANALDTAKAIRATIDELKPFFPAGMEVVMPYDSTPVVQESIHGVIMTLIEAFVLVFLVMYLFLQNFRATLIPTLAVPVVLLGTFGVLAVFGYSINTLTMFAMILAIGLLVDDAIVVVENVERVMREEGLSPLEATRKSMGQIQGALVGIGVVLSAVLLPMAFFGGSVGVIYRQFSITIVSAMVLSVILALIFTPALCATMLKPIAKGDHHEKRGFFGWFNRTFERSVDSYERGVRGVVKRKAPFLIIYAVIVAVAGWLFTLIPSAFLPEEDQGVLFAQVQTPSGSSAERTQAVVDDMRKYLLEDEKDVVNSVFTVTGFNFAGRGQSSGMAFIMLKPWSERTAAGTSVAELAQRAQGRFFGGEFRDAMVFAFAPPAVMELGNATGFNLFLQDRAGVGQATLNEARDKFLQLANQSPVLSSVRANGLLDEPQYKLLIDDEKVRTLGVSLSDVNSTLQIGWGGSYVNDFIDRGRVKKVYLQGESDSRMNPEDLSKWHVRNDQGQMVPFSAFATGEWTYGSPKLSRYNGVSAIEILGAPAPGHSSGEAMAEVERIAAELPQGVGFDWTGQSYEERLAGSQTLALYALSLLVVFLCLAALYESWSIPFSVILVVPLGILGALLFTLGRGLSNDVFFQVGLITTIGLSARNAILIVEFAKSLHEQGMSHLEAAVEACRMRLRPIIMTSLAFILGVVPLAISSGAGAGSKHAIGTGVIGGMITAAVLAIFWIPLFYVVVSSMFKDKSAKKINDEEAVQ